In [Leptolyngbya] sp. PCC 7376, a genomic segment contains:
- the fusA gene encoding elongation factor G — protein MSRSIALEHVRNIGIAAHIDAGKTTTTERILFYSGIVHKIGEVHDGNAVTDWMEQERERGITITAAAISTSWRDQKINIIDTPGHVDFTIEVERSMRVLDGVIAVFCSVGGVQPQSETVWRQADRYSVPRIAFVNKMDRTGANFFKVYDQIKGRLKANAVPIQIPIGAENNFEGIIDLVKMQANIYKDEIGQDIEVCDIPEGLQEQAEEYRTLMVEAIAEADEALLEKYLEGEEFTETEIISALRNGTISGEVVPLLCGSAFKNKGVQLLLDAVVDYLPSPLDVPAITGELPDGSEGSRSASDDEPFAALAFKIASDPYGRLTFIRVYSGAIEKGSYIYNSTKDKKERISRLIVLKSNERIEVDSLRAGDLGAVIGMRDTTTGDTLCNVDEPIILESLYVPEPVISVAVEPKTKQDMEKLSKALQSLSDEDPTFRVSVDPETNQTVIAGMGELHLEILVDRMLREFKVEADVGQPQVAYRETIRQKADAEGKFIRQSGGKGQYGHVVIQIEPGDEGSGFEFESKIVGGTIPREYIPSVQQGMKEACESGIIAGYPMIDLKATLLDGSFHDVDSSEMAFKIAGSIAIRDAVDQAAPVVLEPIMQVEVEVPEDFLGEIMGDLNARRGNIQGMNSDDGIAKVSAKVPLAEMFGYATDIRSKTQGRGIFSMEFSNYDEVPHHVAEAIIAKNKGNAHF, from the coding sequence ATGTCACGAAGCATCGCCCTAGAGCATGTCAGAAATATTGGAATTGCTGCGCACATCGATGCGGGTAAGACCACGACAACTGAAAGAATTCTGTTCTACTCCGGTATTGTTCATAAGATCGGAGAAGTTCACGATGGTAATGCTGTAACTGATTGGATGGAGCAGGAGCGTGAGCGTGGCATTACGATTACTGCGGCGGCCATTAGTACTAGCTGGCGTGATCAAAAGATCAATATTATTGATACCCCTGGGCACGTAGATTTCACGATTGAAGTGGAACGTTCGATGCGTGTGCTTGATGGTGTGATCGCTGTTTTTTGCTCTGTTGGTGGCGTTCAGCCTCAATCCGAAACTGTTTGGCGACAAGCAGATCGTTATTCCGTTCCCCGGATTGCATTCGTAAATAAGATGGATCGTACTGGTGCGAACTTCTTTAAGGTTTACGATCAAATCAAGGGACGTTTAAAAGCGAATGCTGTACCTATTCAAATTCCCATTGGTGCAGAAAATAATTTTGAAGGGATTATCGACCTCGTCAAAATGCAGGCCAATATCTACAAGGATGAGATCGGTCAGGATATTGAAGTCTGTGATATCCCAGAAGGCCTTCAAGAGCAAGCAGAAGAATATCGAACATTAATGGTAGAGGCGATCGCCGAAGCCGATGAAGCTTTACTTGAGAAATATTTAGAAGGCGAAGAGTTTACCGAGACAGAAATCATTTCAGCTCTGCGTAATGGCACGATTTCCGGAGAAGTTGTTCCTTTGCTTTGTGGCTCAGCCTTTAAGAACAAAGGAGTGCAGCTACTGCTTGATGCAGTTGTAGATTACTTGCCTTCCCCTTTGGATGTCCCCGCAATTACTGGTGAACTTCCTGATGGTAGTGAAGGAAGCCGTTCAGCTAGTGATGATGAGCCATTTGCTGCTCTAGCATTCAAAATTGCGTCTGACCCCTATGGCAGACTGACATTTATTCGAGTTTATTCCGGGGCAATTGAGAAAGGTAGTTATATCTATAACTCTACGAAAGATAAAAAAGAACGCATTTCTCGATTGATTGTCCTCAAGTCCAATGAGCGCATTGAAGTTGACTCATTGCGGGCTGGGGATCTCGGTGCAGTAATTGGTATGCGGGATACCACCACAGGCGACACTCTCTGTAATGTAGATGAACCGATTATCCTCGAATCACTCTATGTTCCAGAGCCCGTTATTTCTGTGGCAGTAGAGCCCAAGACCAAGCAAGATATGGAGAAGCTCTCAAAGGCTCTCCAATCACTATCCGATGAAGACCCGACCTTCCGTGTCAGTGTCGATCCGGAAACCAACCAAACCGTGATTGCAGGGATGGGAGAGTTACATCTCGAAATTCTTGTAGACCGGATGCTTCGCGAGTTCAAAGTTGAAGCAGATGTTGGTCAACCCCAAGTCGCTTACCGTGAAACAATTCGCCAGAAAGCTGATGCTGAAGGTAAATTTATCCGTCAAAGCGGCGGAAAGGGTCAATATGGCCATGTTGTCATCCAGATTGAACCTGGAGATGAAGGCAGTGGCTTTGAATTTGAATCAAAGATAGTCGGTGGTACCATTCCACGCGAATACATTCCTTCCGTTCAGCAAGGAATGAAAGAGGCATGTGAATCTGGTATTATTGCTGGCTACCCAATGATTGATCTCAAAGCAACCTTGCTCGATGGATCATTTCACGATGTGGACTCTTCAGAAATGGCATTCAAAATTGCAGGTTCCATTGCAATTCGCGATGCTGTTGACCAAGCAGCCCCAGTAGTGTTAGAACCCATTATGCAGGTTGAGGTTGAAGTACCTGAAGATTTCCTCGGTGAAATTATGGGTGACCTCAATGCCCGACGGGGCAACATCCAAGGCATGAATTCCGATGACGGTATTGCTAAGGTTTCAGCTAAAGTTCCACTAGCTGAAATGTTTGGCTATGCCACTGATATCCGTTCTAAAACCCAAGGACGTGGTATCTTCTCTATGGAATTTAGCAATTATGATGAAGTGCCTCACCACGTGGCTGAAGCCATCATCGCCAAAAACAAAGGGAACGCACACTTTTAA
- the tuf gene encoding elongation factor Tu yields MAREKFERNKPHANIGTVGHVDHGKTTLTAAITMALAAAGGAKAQNYEDIDAAPEEKARGITINTAHVEYETGERHYAHVDCPGHADYVKNMITGAAQMDGGILVVSAADGPMPQTREHILLAKQVGVPSLVVFLNKEDQVDDEELLELVELEVRELLDEYDFPGDDIPITTGSALKAVEALTENPAIKAGENEWVDKILALMESVDSYMPLPERDVDKPFLMAIEDVFSITGRGTVATGRIERGKVTVGETIEIVGIKDTRETTVTGVEMFQKTLDEGLAGDNVGVLLRGVQKEDIERGMVLAKPKSITPHTKFEAEVYVLTKDEGGRHTPFFPNYRPQFYVRTTDVTGVITDFTADDGSAAEMVMPGDRIKMSVELICPVAIEQGMRFAIREGGRTIGAGAVSKIVE; encoded by the coding sequence ATGGCACGCGAAAAGTTTGAAAGAAACAAACCCCACGCCAATATTGGTACTGTTGGTCACGTTGACCATGGTAAAACCACTCTAACTGCGGCTATTACAATGGCTTTGGCAGCAGCTGGCGGCGCAAAAGCTCAAAACTATGAAGATATCGATGCTGCTCCTGAGGAGAAAGCACGTGGTATCACAATCAATACTGCTCATGTAGAGTATGAAACTGGTGAGCGTCACTATGCTCACGTTGATTGCCCTGGTCACGCTGACTACGTCAAGAACATGATTACTGGTGCAGCACAAATGGACGGCGGTATCCTCGTTGTTTCCGCTGCTGATGGTCCTATGCCCCAGACTCGTGAGCACATTCTTCTTGCAAAGCAGGTTGGTGTTCCTAGCTTGGTTGTTTTCCTTAACAAAGAAGACCAGGTTGATGATGAAGAGCTTCTAGAACTCGTTGAACTTGAAGTTCGTGAGCTTCTTGATGAGTACGACTTCCCCGGCGATGATATTCCCATCACAACTGGTTCTGCACTCAAAGCTGTTGAAGCTTTGACTGAGAACCCCGCTATTAAAGCTGGTGAGAACGAATGGGTAGACAAGATTCTTGCTCTCATGGAGAGTGTTGACAGCTACATGCCTCTTCCTGAGCGTGATGTTGATAAGCCTTTCTTGATGGCGATTGAGGACGTCTTCTCAATTACTGGTCGTGGTACTGTTGCAACTGGTCGTATCGAGCGCGGTAAGGTAACCGTCGGTGAGACTATCGAGATTGTTGGTATTAAAGACACTCGCGAAACCACTGTGACTGGTGTTGAGATGTTCCAAAAGACTCTCGATGAAGGTCTTGCTGGTGATAACGTTGGTGTACTTCTCCGTGGTGTTCAGAAGGAAGATATTGAGCGCGGTATGGTTCTTGCTAAGCCCAAGTCCATCACGCCTCATACTAAGTTTGAGGCTGAGGTATACGTTTTGACTAAGGATGAAGGCGGTCGTCACACTCCTTTCTTCCCTAACTATCGTCCTCAGTTCTACGTTCGTACAACTGACGTAACTGGTGTAATCACTGACTTCACTGCTGATGATGGTTCTGCAGCTGAAATGGTTATGCCTGGCGATCGCATCAAGATGAGTGTTGAGCTCATCTGCCCCGTTGCAATTGAGCAAGGTATGCGCTTTGCGATTCGTGAAGGTGGTCGTACTATTGGTGCGGGCGCGGTTTCTAAGATTGTTGAGTAA
- the rpsJ gene encoding 30S ribosomal protein S10: MATLQQQKIRIRLKAFDRRLLDTSCEKIVDTANRTNATAIGPIPLPTKRKIYCVLRSPHVDKDSREHFETRTHRRIIDIYQPSSKTIDALMKLDLPAGVDIEVKL; encoded by the coding sequence ATGGCTACTTTACAACAGCAAAAGATACGAATCCGTTTGAAAGCATTTGATCGTCGTTTACTCGACACTTCTTGTGAAAAGATTGTTGATACTGCTAATCGCACTAACGCTACAGCGATTGGTCCTATCCCTCTTCCCACTAAGCGTAAGATTTATTGTGTGCTCCGTTCTCCCCACGTAGACAAAGATTCTCGTGAGCACTTTGAGACTCGTACTCACCGTCGCATTATTGATATTTATCAGCCTTCTTCTAAGACAATTGATGCTTTGATGAAACTTGATCTTCCTGCTGGTGTTGATATTGAAGTCAAGCTCTAA
- a CDS encoding LON peptidase substrate-binding domain-containing protein, whose product MTPSSVAVRELPLFPLPEVVLFPSRPLPLHVFEFRYRIMMNTILENDRRFGVLMVDPVDGSIANVGCCAEVVHCEKLPDGRMKMLTIGQQRFRVLDYVREKPYRVGLVEWIEDDPMSGNLSSLAVDAKQILMDVVSLSAKLADQPLELPDELPDLPRELSYWIAGSLYGVAEEQQALLELQNTQERLRREVEILTSTRNHLAARTALKDALN is encoded by the coding sequence ATGACTCCTTCCTCTGTTGCTGTTCGAGAGCTGCCTTTGTTTCCGCTTCCCGAAGTGGTGTTATTTCCTTCTCGTCCATTACCTCTTCATGTGTTCGAGTTTCGGTATCGCATCATGATGAATACAATTTTGGAAAATGATCGGCGTTTTGGTGTGCTGATGGTTGATCCTGTTGATGGCAGTATCGCAAATGTTGGGTGCTGTGCAGAGGTTGTTCATTGCGAAAAACTGCCGGATGGTCGTATGAAGATGTTGACGATTGGTCAGCAGCGGTTTCGGGTTTTAGATTATGTTCGAGAAAAGCCCTATCGAGTCGGTTTGGTTGAGTGGATCGAGGATGATCCGATGAGTGGTAATTTGTCTTCTTTGGCAGTGGATGCAAAACAGATTTTGATGGATGTGGTGAGCCTTTCGGCAAAGTTAGCGGATCAGCCTTTAGAATTGCCCGATGAGTTGCCTGATTTGCCACGAGAATTGTCTTATTGGATCGCGGGTAGTTTGTATGGTGTGGCAGAAGAGCAGCAAGCTTTATTAGAACTACAAAATACTCAGGAACGTTTGCGTAGAGAAGTGGAAATTTTAACGTCAACTCGGAATCATCTGGCGGCGCGTACTGCATTAAAAGACGCTTTAAACTAG